The following proteins come from a genomic window of Flavobacteriaceae bacterium MAR_2010_188:
- a CDS encoding Nucleotide-binding universal stress protein, UspA family, with the protein MTTILVPVDFSEYSEHALKVAASIAKNNSAEIVAVHMMGMNLAALTKENSPDIEGLFFVNISQKRFKEFLNKDYLNGITVKHMVRNYINFSELDEVAIEHNADLIVMGSHGSSGLSEFFVESNTEKVVRSSATPVLVVKNSKSWPAEKVVFASDYKDESLSAFTKAMKIFDELNIEVELVFINRSDESFLRTEEIDSRILNFLVKLPGQDFIPEDVTVYSDYTVEAGIFSYAKKIKADMIGLSTHGRQGLAHFFSGSIGEDLVNHSSLPVLTIRM; encoded by the coding sequence ATGACGACCATTTTAGTACCGGTAGATTTTTCAGAATATTCTGAACATGCACTTAAAGTTGCAGCGAGCATTGCTAAGAATAACTCGGCAGAAATTGTGGCTGTGCATATGATGGGGATGAACTTAGCCGCACTTACCAAAGAGAATTCTCCAGACATAGAGGGCTTATTTTTTGTGAACATTTCCCAAAAGCGTTTTAAAGAATTTTTGAATAAGGACTATTTAAATGGAATTACCGTAAAGCATATGGTCCGCAATTATATTAATTTTAGTGAACTAGACGAAGTGGCTATCGAACATAATGCTGACCTAATTGTAATGGGTTCTCACGGCAGCAGTGGTCTTTCTGAATTCTTTGTGGAATCTAATACCGAAAAAGTGGTGAGGTCCTCTGCGACCCCTGTTTTAGTTGTAAAAAACAGTAAAAGTTGGCCTGCCGAAAAGGTTGTTTTTGCAAGCGACTATAAGGATGAAAGTTTATCTGCCTTCACAAAAGCGATGAAGATTTTTGATGAGCTGAATATTGAAGTAGAACTTGTGTTTATTAACCGTTCTGACGAAAGCTTTTTACGAACCGAAGAAATAGATTCTAGAATCTTGAATTTTCTTGTAAAATTACCGGGACAGGATTTTATTCCTGAAGATGTCACGGTTTATTCGGACTATACGGTGGAAGCTGGCATATTCAGTTACGCCAAAAAAATTAAGGCAGATATGATTGGCCTGTCCACCCATGGACGTCAAGGCCTGGCACACTTCTTTTCGGGAAGTATCGGTGAAGACCTTGTTAACCATTCCAGTTTACCGGTCTTAACAATTAGAATGTAG
- a CDS encoding Organic hydroperoxide reductase OsmC/OhrA, giving the protein METHYYNVVINWENTRKGLICSPELSKEDGICIEVATPPEFDQGIPGIWSPEHLFVASVSGCLMTTFLAIADSSKLEFMSFSCKATGKLEKVDGKMMISEISLRPTIVISDELQTSRAMRIVQKAENACLISNSMKSKINLDITVEVKPLLIDVE; this is encoded by the coding sequence ATGGAAACACACTATTATAATGTAGTCATTAATTGGGAAAATACTCGTAAAGGACTCATTTGCTCACCTGAGCTTAGTAAGGAAGACGGCATCTGTATTGAAGTTGCAACCCCTCCAGAATTTGATCAAGGCATCCCAGGTATTTGGTCACCCGAACATTTGTTTGTGGCCTCGGTAAGTGGTTGTTTAATGACCACCTTTTTAGCCATTGCAGATAGTTCTAAACTAGAATTTATGAGTTTTAGCTGTAAGGCTACCGGGAAATTGGAAAAAGTGGATGGCAAAATGATGATAAGCGAGATTAGCCTAAGGCCTACCATTGTAATCAGTGATGAGTTGCAAACAAGCAGAGCGATGAGAATCGTACAAAAAGCCGAGAATGCCTGCCTTATTTCAAACTCTATGAAATCGAAAATTAATCTTGACATCACGGTCGAGGTAAAACCACTTTTGATTGATGTGGAATAA
- a CDS encoding YceI-like domain-containing protein, with translation MKKYIKSFAIIIILVFANIGFAQDTYTLKDTKDVDIKLLGTSTLHDWEMNASNATGAAQFIVNEVDATKLKSLKTLTFNLLVKDLQSDSKALDKNAYKALKTDDFKDINYVLSSSTLIPDNEGYLLKSKGKLTIAGVTKDINMDILITVNDDNTISCKGVYILKMTDYNVEPPSFMMGLMTTGDDATLDFDVTYALNDNQ, from the coding sequence ATGAAAAAATATATTAAGAGTTTCGCAATCATCATCATCCTAGTATTCGCAAACATAGGTTTTGCGCAGGATACTTACACGTTAAAGGACACAAAGGATGTAGATATTAAACTGCTTGGGACATCAACCTTGCACGACTGGGAAATGAATGCTAGTAACGCAACGGGGGCTGCCCAATTTATCGTTAATGAGGTCGATGCCACCAAACTTAAGTCACTTAAAACCTTAACCTTCAATTTATTGGTTAAAGATTTACAAAGCGACAGTAAAGCACTAGATAAAAATGCCTACAAGGCATTAAAAACGGATGATTTCAAGGATATAAACTACGTCTTGTCGTCCTCTACTCTTATTCCTGACAATGAAGGCTACCTTCTTAAATCTAAAGGTAAACTTACCATTGCTGGGGTTACCAAAGACATTAATATGGACATCCTTATTACTGTTAACGACGATAACACCATTAGCTGTAAAGGGGTTTACATCTTAAAAATGACAGATTACAACGTTGAGCCACCATCCTTTATGATGGGTCTTATGACAACAGGCGATGATGCTACTCTCGATTTTGACGTGACCTATGCATTAAATGACAATCAATAA
- a CDS encoding alcohol dehydrogenase: MSDTIVPVKKIQSNGSSSEKSTKMKGLVYDGPGKISYKEVLKPEIEEQTDAIVKMVKTTICGTDLGILHGKTPSVKPGTTLGHEGIGIIEKVGSGVSNFKKGDRVIISCITACGSCEYCKKQMYGHCKDGGWILGNLINGTQAEYVRIPYADNSLYTTPKGMDDEAMVMLSDILPTGHEMGVINGCVKPGDTIAIVGAGPIGMSALLTAQFYSPAKIYMIDLDENRLKLAKKMGATDTINSGVADAVKQIMSETEDGVDVAIEAVGAPATFNICQRIVRPGGHVANIGVHGKSVDLQIQDLWIQNITITMGLVNTNTTPMLLKTVVSGKLQPEKLITHHFKLDEIMKAYEVFGNAAEEKALKIILTN, translated from the coding sequence ATGTCAGATACAATTGTTCCAGTTAAAAAAATACAATCGAATGGTTCTTCTTCCGAGAAGTCAACTAAGATGAAAGGCCTCGTTTACGATGGACCGGGCAAGATTTCATATAAAGAAGTTCTTAAACCAGAAATCGAAGAGCAAACAGACGCAATCGTAAAAATGGTTAAGACCACAATTTGCGGAACCGATTTAGGAATTCTTCACGGAAAAACACCTTCAGTAAAACCAGGGACCACATTAGGTCATGAAGGTATTGGGATTATAGAAAAAGTTGGGTCTGGCGTTAGTAATTTCAAAAAAGGCGACCGCGTCATCATTTCGTGTATAACCGCTTGCGGTTCTTGTGAATACTGTAAAAAACAAATGTACGGTCATTGTAAAGACGGTGGATGGATTTTAGGTAACCTAATCAACGGAACTCAAGCCGAATACGTGCGTATCCCTTATGCCGACAACAGTCTTTATACAACACCAAAAGGAATGGACGACGAAGCAATGGTGATGTTGAGCGACATTTTACCTACAGGCCACGAAATGGGTGTTATAAATGGTTGTGTAAAACCAGGTGATACTATAGCAATCGTAGGCGCAGGTCCAATAGGAATGTCTGCTTTACTGACCGCCCAATTTTATTCTCCGGCCAAAATATATATGATCGACCTAGATGAAAATCGTCTTAAACTGGCCAAAAAAATGGGAGCTACCGATACCATAAATTCTGGTGTTGCTGATGCGGTAAAACAAATAATGTCCGAAACTGAAGACGGTGTTGATGTTGCCATTGAAGCAGTTGGTGCTCCGGCAACCTTCAACATTTGCCAACGAATCGTTAGACCTGGCGGTCACGTGGCCAATATTGGTGTACACGGAAAAAGTGTTGATCTTCAAATTCAGGATTTATGGATTCAGAACATCACAATCACCATGGGACTTGTAAATACCAACACGACTCCAATGCTTCTTAAAACAGTGGTATCTGGAAAACTTCAACCTGAAAAACTGATCACGCATCACTTCAAATTAGATGAAATCATGAAGGCTTACGAAGTTTTTGGGAATGCCGCAGAAGAAAAAGCTTTAAAAATAATCTTGACAAACTAA
- a CDS encoding Acyl-CoA hydrolase: MKIVSAEEAVSIVKSNNRIFFQGAAMTPNLLIDTLCLRHAELKKVEIIQIHTHGEAKYTMQPYTEAFHLSSCFVGENVRKSINTSHGDYIPIFLSEIHLLFKQNIFPLDVAFIQVSPPDNHGYCSLGISVDITLAAIQTAKKVIAQINPQVPRTNGDGIIHINNIDFAVEVNSPIHIANLGIPTDVESIIGKHVAGLVDDGATLQMGIGNIPNAVLNNLHNHKRLGIHTEMFSDGILPLVEKGIITGEEKVVKQGKIVTCFAMGTQKLFDFVDDNPIVHFKEASYTNDTAIIRRNPKVTAINSAIEIDLTGQVCADSIGINQYFGVGGQMDFIRGASLSEGGKPIIAMPSVTNKGLSKITSFLKEGASVTTTRAHVHYVVTEYGVVNLFGKGMEQRAKALISIAHPDHREHLEREASLRFNR; the protein is encoded by the coding sequence ATGAAAATAGTATCTGCCGAAGAGGCTGTATCCATAGTAAAATCCAATAATCGTATATTTTTCCAAGGGGCGGCAATGACTCCTAATTTGTTGATCGATACTCTTTGTTTAAGACATGCAGAGTTAAAGAAGGTCGAGATAATACAAATCCACACTCACGGTGAGGCAAAGTATACCATGCAACCTTATACGGAGGCATTTCATCTTTCGAGTTGTTTCGTGGGAGAAAATGTTCGTAAAAGTATCAATACCTCTCACGGCGATTATATTCCTATTTTCTTAAGTGAAATTCATTTGCTATTTAAGCAGAACATTTTTCCTTTAGATGTCGCATTTATACAAGTGTCTCCACCGGACAATCATGGGTATTGTTCATTAGGGATTTCGGTAGATATAACTTTGGCTGCAATACAGACCGCTAAAAAGGTTATCGCTCAGATTAATCCACAAGTTCCAAGAACAAACGGTGATGGGATTATTCATATTAACAATATTGATTTTGCTGTAGAAGTAAACAGCCCGATACACATCGCAAATTTGGGAATACCCACAGATGTAGAATCTATTATTGGGAAGCACGTAGCCGGTTTGGTTGACGATGGAGCAACACTGCAAATGGGAATCGGGAACATACCTAACGCCGTTCTAAACAACCTTCATAATCATAAACGATTAGGAATACATACCGAAATGTTTAGCGATGGCATTCTTCCTTTAGTTGAAAAAGGGATAATTACTGGTGAAGAAAAAGTCGTAAAGCAAGGGAAAATCGTTACCTGCTTTGCGATGGGAACCCAGAAGTTATTTGATTTTGTAGATGATAATCCCATAGTTCATTTTAAAGAAGCTTCTTATACCAATGATACTGCAATCATTAGGAGGAATCCAAAAGTTACCGCAATAAACAGTGCAATAGAAATTGATTTAACCGGACAGGTTTGTGCCGATAGTATTGGTATCAATCAATATTTTGGTGTGGGTGGACAAATGGATTTTATCCGTGGAGCCTCACTTTCCGAAGGCGGAAAACCCATAATCGCCATGCCATCAGTGACCAACAAAGGACTTTCTAAAATTACTTCATTTTTGAAGGAAGGCGCCAGTGTTACAACTACCCGCGCCCACGTGCATTACGTTGTAACTGAATACGGTGTGGTAAATTTATTTGGAAAAGGGATGGAACAACGGGCAAAAGCACTTATTTCGATTGCGCACCCAGACCATAGAGAACATCTTGAAAGAGAAGCCAGTTTACGGTTTAATAGGTAG
- a CDS encoding Nucleotide-binding universal stress protein, UspA family — translation MQHILIPTDFSQNSWNATEYALSFFHGKNITFHFLHVIISTSKVRNNKPINAEVLETEDIPESLKLQMKLWEENAEELAKDEKFNFSPIILKSAFIEGIRNYIKINKIDYLIMGSRGVSGLEDTIVGSKTGAVIKRIKCTTLVIPEQATFKKPINIGFPTDLNAPNKNRAMRSLLKIVSIYHSSIKVIRVAQTQKALTESQNNHREVLKEQLKKTHNSFHLIENPNLDNSLDSFISSMKIDMIALMAKNLNLFQRILFKVPLENISYHLYIPLLVLHE, via the coding sequence ATGCAACACATACTAATACCTACAGACTTTTCCCAAAATTCTTGGAATGCCACGGAATACGCCTTGAGCTTTTTTCACGGCAAGAACATCACTTTTCACTTTCTACATGTTATTATAAGCACTTCTAAAGTTAGAAACAACAAGCCAATTAATGCTGAAGTTTTAGAAACGGAAGATATACCGGAGTCACTTAAGCTTCAAATGAAATTGTGGGAAGAAAATGCAGAGGAATTAGCAAAAGATGAAAAATTCAATTTTAGCCCGATTATATTAAAGTCCGCATTTATTGAAGGCATCCGAAATTACATCAAAATAAACAAAATAGACTATTTGATTATGGGATCTCGAGGTGTTTCTGGATTAGAGGATACCATTGTTGGCAGTAAAACAGGTGCGGTAATCAAGCGGATTAAATGCACGACGTTAGTAATTCCAGAACAGGCAACTTTTAAAAAACCAATCAACATTGGTTTTCCCACTGACCTAAATGCGCCGAATAAAAATAGGGCTATGCGCTCTTTATTAAAAATCGTAAGTATATATCATTCCTCGATTAAGGTGATAAGGGTTGCACAAACCCAAAAAGCTTTAACTGAAAGTCAAAATAATCATCGTGAAGTTCTAAAAGAGCAGCTCAAGAAAACCCATAATAGTTTTCATCTTATTGAAAATCCAAATCTCGATAATTCGTTAGATTCATTCATTAGTAGTATGAAAATCGACATGATAGCGCTCATGGCAAAAAACCTAAATCTCTTTCAGCGTATTTTATTTAAAGTTCCCTTAGAAAACATCAGTTACCATCTTTACATACCTTTATTGGTATTGCACGAATAA
- a CDS encoding cAMP-binding domain of CRP or a regulatory subunit of cAMP-dependent protein kinases, whose amino-acid sequence MKTILIIEDDTALRENTAELLELSGYSISTAPNGRIGIEVAKNQLPDLIVCDIMMPEVDGYGVLEAVSLEPTTSHIPFIFLSAKTEYQEIRKGMDLGADDYLSKPFEEQELLSAVESRLAKAEVLAQIISEASNKSKTESGIRNLNELKNLFDDTGENKVFSPGEIIYREGDHSTIIYLILSGIVKSHKMDQSGKELITALHKPDEFLGFTSFLENIPYQETASCIEEVEIVGIQKSKLKKILGNNLDVSLEIMNILNNTVADIKNQLVQMAYSSVRKKTAKTILQFAGILNKKSGDSIKISRSDLASVAGIATESLIRTLSEFKKKGLIEIDGRNISILKLNELEMVE is encoded by the coding sequence ATGAAAACTATTCTAATTATTGAAGATGATACAGCACTAAGAGAAAATACTGCAGAACTCTTAGAACTATCTGGTTATAGTATTAGCACTGCTCCTAACGGAAGGATTGGGATCGAGGTAGCCAAGAACCAACTACCTGACCTAATTGTATGTGATATTATGATGCCAGAAGTAGATGGATATGGCGTTCTAGAGGCCGTGTCTTTAGAACCGACTACTTCGCACATCCCATTTATATTTCTTTCTGCCAAGACAGAATACCAAGAAATTAGAAAAGGAATGGATTTGGGAGCAGACGATTATCTTTCTAAGCCTTTTGAAGAGCAAGAACTGCTAAGTGCGGTCGAAAGTCGGTTGGCGAAAGCGGAAGTTCTTGCCCAGATAATTAGCGAAGCATCCAATAAATCAAAGACCGAGAGCGGTATTCGTAACTTAAATGAATTGAAAAATTTATTCGATGATACGGGTGAAAACAAAGTGTTCTCGCCAGGCGAGATTATCTACCGAGAAGGGGACCATTCAACTATAATTTATTTGATTCTTAGTGGAATTGTGAAAAGCCATAAAATGGACCAGAGTGGTAAAGAACTTATAACCGCATTACACAAACCCGATGAATTTTTAGGATTTACGTCTTTTCTAGAAAACATTCCTTATCAAGAAACCGCTAGCTGTATTGAAGAAGTAGAAATTGTTGGGATACAGAAAAGTAAATTAAAAAAAATACTCGGCAATAATCTAGATGTATCCTTAGAGATTATGAATATTCTCAACAATACCGTGGCGGACATTAAAAATCAACTAGTCCAAATGGCCTACAGTTCCGTTCGGAAGAAAACGGCAAAAACCATTCTTCAATTTGCGGGAATATTAAATAAAAAATCGGGTGACTCCATAAAGATTTCTAGAAGCGACTTGGCCAGTGTGGCGGGTATAGCCACCGAAAGTTTGATCAGGACCTTATCAGAATTCAAGAAAAAAGGTTTAATAGAAATAGACGGTAGAAACATAAGCATCCTTAAGCTAAACGAATTGGAAATGGTAGAATGA
- a CDS encoding PAS domain S-box-containing protein, translating into MDVFKKGSNEFRILSEAVSEGLVIVNQSQIIVATNAAANGIFGYDEDELRGQHLDVLIPKNYQKNHHKHVSGFLEKSDKRQMGHGRDLFGRRKDGSVFPVEAGLNPFTFYDQDFVMALVIDITVRKRSEQELLHWANIFNESLNEIYIFDGKSLAFINVNKGALKNIGYSLEEIRKMSVLSIMPSFSKAEFLAVISPLYDDSLDKLKFNTRHQRKNGTSYPVEVHLQKSSIGDTDALLAIVLDIIEHEAYTQKLEQTVADRTKQLEDALATEKELGELKTKFLSLVSHEFKTPLSGILTSATLAGKYPKEEHHEKREKHLKTIQSKVKYLNNIINDFLSIERMESGNVIYNFSNFPLSKVVNEVVYEANMFLKEGQQIEYPENTDSIFLDFDEHVLELILTNLINNAVKYSSEDSTIFLSAKEVGKNLVVTIRDEGMGILKSEQKYIFNRYFRAENALLTQGTGIGLNIVKTHLENLEGNITFKSVEGKGTEFMVTIPMTTSKKTK; encoded by the coding sequence ATGGATGTATTCAAAAAAGGGAGTAATGAATTCAGGATACTTTCAGAAGCTGTTTCAGAAGGCCTCGTAATCGTGAACCAATCGCAGATTATTGTGGCCACTAATGCTGCTGCAAATGGTATCTTTGGTTACGATGAGGATGAATTGAGAGGGCAGCATCTTGATGTCCTTATCCCTAAAAATTATCAAAAAAATCATCATAAGCACGTAAGCGGTTTTTTGGAAAAGAGTGACAAACGCCAGATGGGTCACGGACGGGACTTGTTCGGACGTCGTAAAGACGGAAGCGTATTTCCAGTAGAAGCCGGGCTCAATCCTTTTACGTTTTATGATCAAGATTTTGTGATGGCATTGGTTATCGACATAACCGTTAGGAAGAGATCTGAGCAAGAATTACTGCATTGGGCAAATATCTTTAATGAGTCGCTTAATGAGATCTATATTTTTGATGGCAAATCCCTAGCATTTATTAACGTGAATAAGGGGGCGCTAAAGAACATTGGTTATTCCTTAGAAGAAATAAGAAAGATGTCGGTTTTGTCCATCATGCCATCGTTTAGTAAAGCCGAATTTTTAGCCGTTATCTCTCCCTTGTACGATGACTCTTTGGATAAGTTAAAATTCAACACAAGGCACCAACGCAAAAATGGTACTAGCTATCCCGTCGAAGTCCATCTTCAAAAGTCTTCAATTGGTGATACAGATGCGCTTTTGGCTATTGTCCTAGATATTATTGAGCACGAAGCATACACCCAAAAACTGGAACAAACTGTTGCAGACCGGACCAAGCAGTTAGAAGATGCCTTGGCTACCGAAAAAGAATTGGGCGAGCTAAAAACAAAATTTCTGTCTCTAGTTTCCCATGAATTTAAAACTCCTTTAAGCGGAATATTGACCTCGGCCACCTTGGCCGGAAAGTATCCGAAGGAAGAACATCACGAAAAGCGAGAAAAACACTTAAAAACAATTCAATCTAAAGTAAAGTATCTTAATAACATCATAAATGACTTTTTATCCATTGAGCGTATGGAAAGTGGAAATGTGATTTATAATTTTTCTAATTTCCCTTTGAGTAAGGTCGTAAACGAAGTTGTTTATGAAGCAAATATGTTTTTAAAAGAAGGCCAGCAGATTGAATATCCCGAAAATACGGACTCTATATTTTTGGATTTTGATGAACATGTATTGGAACTCATCTTGACCAATCTCATCAACAATGCGGTTAAGTATTCTTCGGAAGACTCAACAATATTCTTGTCCGCCAAAGAAGTTGGGAAAAATTTGGTGGTGACCATCCGTGATGAAGGTATGGGAATACTAAAATCAGAACAGAAATATATCTTTAACAGATATTTTAGAGCAGAAAATGCCTTGTTGACCCAAGGAACTGGTATAGGCTTAAATATCGTAAAAACCCATTTAGAAAATCTGGAAGGAAATATCACCTTTAAAAGCGTAGAAGGAAAAGGGACAGAATTTATGGTTACAATCCCAATGACAACATCGAAAAAAACAAAATGA